The Lewinellaceae bacterium DNA window ACTCGGAAACAGAAGATGTTTGCCCATAATCAACCCGGCCCCGCCAGCTATAATGATGCAGGAGATCTCAATGGTACCATGCATCCAAATCGTTAATGCCGATTCACGGAAAAGGCTATGCTCAATAAAGAAGTACTGGAAGCTGCCTACCATGACGCCATTATAAAAGAGGATGACCAGGCTTCCGAATGCAAAAAATAGTCCCATCAAAAATGTCCGGATCGATACCAGAATGTTGTTTAAGGTAATCCCCAGGAACATGTCTGTCTCATTCATCGATTTGTAGACGGCCATTGGGTCACCCTTTGCGATGTTTTCTTCGGTCATCTGGACGTATTCTGACCCTAATATGGTCTGCACGAAAGCAGGGTCCTGGTACGCTGAAAATACCCCGACGATAAATGCAAAGGTGAAAACGATCAAAGACAACCTTAGCTCTCTTCGATATTCATAAGCAAGAGAAGGCAATTGGAGCGTCCAGAAATGGATCAGATCCTGTAGTGAAAATCGCCTGGTACGTGATAATTGGTAAAATAAGCGTTGAGCAATGCTATTCAGGTAATACCGGACGGAACGGTTAGGATAAAAAGTGCGGGCATAAGACAGATCATCGGTAATTTCTACGAACGCCTGATGAAGGGACTCCGGATCCTGGACCTCACGGCTTATCAGCGCCTCATAGGTTTTCCATTTTTGTTTATTTTGCTCAATGAAGGAGGACTCCCGCATACATGGGCTTCTTTCGCATCAGGGAAGATATGCAAAAAATTGATATTACGACCACGCAAAACGTGATCATCCAATACGATCAGGCTTCTACTGGTGAGCGTGTCTATGCATTCATTATTGACCTGATCATCAGCATCTCATTGTTCCTGCTCATGGTTTTCTTTTTCAACGTTTTCCGATTTGGTGATGAGGCAGGTACTATCGTGGGAATTGTGCTGGGGCTTCTGTATCCGCTGATTGCCGAATGGACCAATTCCGGACAGACCTACGGAAAGCGATGGATAAAGATCAAGATCGTAAAGCTTGATGGGAAGGATGCGCGGGGCCTGGACTATCTTATTCGCTGGTTCTTCGGGTTTATTGAGCTGTATTTTACGCTAGGGATCCTGGCCTACATCGTGGCAAAGATTACCCTTCCGCACCAGCGCATCGGAGACCTGGTCGCCGGAACCACCTGCATCACCATTCAGCCGGATTATAACATTTCCCTGAAACAAATTCTGGATATGCGTACGATGGAGAATTACACGCCCGTGTACCAGCAGGTATCCGTATTCAGCGAAGAGCAGATGCTGGTACTCAAGCAAGTACTGGACCGCTGGCAAAAATATCCTAATGCGGCCTATCAATCGCTGATCGACACCCTGTATAGTGCTGTTCACCGGCATATGGAAATGACCGAAATGCCCGCCACCATTCCTCAAAAGGTGGAATTACTACGTCAGGTTTTATCCGATTACATCGTTGTTACCCGGTCGTGACAGATGGTCGAAAACAATCGGAAAAAATTTAAGCCGAAACCCGGCTAAAGAAGGGTTGCAGGATCAGGGAGAACCCAATGACAAGCAGACATCCAATAGGGTTCAACCAAAGGAACGAGATGTCCGACTTGAAAAATAAGATCAGGATGGTTATTTCGGATAAAATGGCGCCTACGAACACGGGCCATGCAGTAATGCGTTTCACATAAAAAGCTGCCATGAAGATACCCAGGATCGTACCATAAAAAAGTGATCCGACAATGTTGACAAACTGGATCAGATTTTCCGCCAGTGAGGCGAAAAAAGCAAAACCTACCGCCACCATTCCCCAGAAGAAGGTAAATGCTTTGGACATGTACAGGTAGTGTTTATCCGATGCTTGTGGCCGGATCAGCCTTTTATACATGTCCACCGTAGTTGTTGATGATAGCGAATTTAACTCGGCGGAGGATGAGGACATGGCGGCTGAAAAGATGACGGCTAATAATAAGCCCACCAATCCTTTGGGCAGATGATGCAGGAAAAAATGCAGGAAGACGTAGTCCCGGTCATTGGTTTCAATGGAAGAATCCACGGCTTTGATCAGGCTTTTTGTCTGCTCTCTGAGATCATTTTCCTGAGCATAAAATGATTGCAGTTGCTTGCTGGATGAAGCTTTTAATCCGGCATCATTTTGTTCCAGCGCTTCTTTGAAAATTGATTGTACCTGAGTTCGGTCGGATACCAGTGCATCGTATTCGGCTTCTATTTGCCGGAGCTGGCCCGCCATATCGGTTTCGTATACATGATCCACAACATTTTCATTGAAGAAGATGGGCGCCCGGTGAAACTGGTAAAAAATGAAAACCATAATCCCTACCAGAAGGATGAAAAACTGCATGGGTATTTTCAGCAATCCATTGAAAAGCAATCCCATACGGCTTTCAGTAATACTGCTTCCAGTGAGGTAGCGCTGGACCTGGCTCTGGTCCGTGCCGAAATAAGCCAGGAACAAGAAAACACTGCCCAGTATCCCGGAAAATAACGTGTACCGGTTATTCAGATCAAAGGAGGTGTCAATGATATTCATTTTGTTGTTAGCCCCGGCCAGATGCAAGGCCTCGGTCAACGACCATCCTTCCGGGATGTAATTAAACAGTACCATAAAGACCACGAACATGCCGCCCATGATCACTACCATCTGCAATTTCTGCGTTTGGTTGACGGCTTTTGAACCACCGGAGACGGTATAGAGGATGACCAGTGATCCGATGATCATGGTGGTCCAGCGCAAACTCCATCCCATGATGGTGGTCAGGATAATCGCCGGGGCATAGATGGTGATGCCGGCGCCCAAACCACGTTGGATCAGGAATAAAAAGGCTGCTATGAGACGGGTTTTGATGTCAAACCGGGTCTCGAGGTATTCATAGGCCGTGTAGACCTTAAGACGGTAATAGATCGGTATGAATGTGATGCATAAGATGACCATAGCAATGGGCATCCCAAAATAAAACTGAACAAACTGCATACCGTCCGCATATGCTTGTCCGGGAGTGCTCAGAAAGGTAATGGCGCTGGCCTGGGTAGCCATAACAGAAAGACCGACCATCCACCATTTTGCCTGCTTGTCTCCTAACAGATATGAATCGATATTTTGCTGGCCACGCGATTTCCACACGCCATAGATAACTATGAAAAGCAGGGTGCCTATTAATACGATCCAATCTAACTGCTGAAGCTGCGCCATTATGGTTTCAAGTTCCGGATGCTCTCTGCCCGTGGATTTGGTTAAAGATAGAAGAAAATAGCTGAGCTGAAAGGCCAGGTCATGGCATTAAGAAAATTTTAAGGGATGGCATGGATTGGCCTTTTGGATATAATGAAGGCCCGTTCTCTAAAATCCATACGCTTTGCGTGCACTGGCGATTTGGGCTTCTTCCTGCGTGGCAGGGAATAGGGTGTAACGAGGTGCAATAATGGGTCTGGCCCTGCTTATGGTAATGAGAAAAATCGTAGTGAAAGGGAAAATTCCACCGGTCATCGCGGTCAATCGCTGTTCTTTTTCCGGATAATCCGGTGAAGTGGGGTCAATTACCTGCGCTGTGCCATACAACTGATACCCTTTTTGAACGAGGATGTCAATGAAACTGACACACACTTTGTTGTTTAACCGGATATTCCTCGCCGACTGCGGCGAGGCGATATTGGCTATGATGATCTTATCCTCACCGTAATGGGTGAATATTTCTTTGGGAGAAACAGTGGGTTGCAGGTCCGGGCTGGTCGTCGCCAGCCAACAGAGGACACTCTGATCGATGTATTTCAGGATTTCCGGCGTAAGGTTGTGCATTGGAATTTCTGTTTATTGGTTCAATATTTAGGTAGGTGGCTATAGTCTCCAATTATGACATCATTTCAATTTCTTAGCAGAATAGCTTAGCTTTATCGAATGAGTTCAATGGAAGATAAAACCCTCAATGAAAAGCCGCCGCTCACCAAATCCTGGTCCAGCTGGTACATGATTGTGTTGTCCTTTTTCGTATTCCTGGTGGTGATTTTTTTCATGCTGACCAAATGGTTTGCAGCATAAGCCAATTGCAGTTACCCTCCCGAATAGCTGCATGGACTACTGTTGAAGTTGTTTGCGGAGCCAGATCATGAGGATAATCCCTATTGCAGCAAAACTCAATCCGCTCGCTATCCCAAAACGCCATGGTTCCAATTTACCCGCCCAACCGGTCTGATCGATTGCTCCGATGATCTGATATATGCCTAGAAATGTCGTCACCAGGGTGATCATCACGAAGAGCAGGTTATGAATTTGGCTATTGCGGTATTTCGGAGGGATTATGCGGGCATTGCTGATCACAAAAAATAAAAATATCGTTACAACCGGCAGTAGAATGCCATTCAATGCCTGAGCCAGGATAATTACCGGAATGGGTTTTACATCCAGCAGGCCAAAAAGCAGTCCTACTCCCAGCACCAACATCCAGCTCAGCTTAAAAAATAATCCTTCCGGTTGCCAGGCAGGACGATCCGGGAATAGAGTGCGTCCGGCGATAGCGGTAGCCAGGGGTGCCGTTATGGCCGAGCTGATTCCTGCGCCCGCCAGCCCAATACCAAACAAATAGCGGACCCATCCGCTGCCGGTACCTGCCAGCTGGTCGGCCAGAGCGGCAAAACTGAACGATCCGTCGATGGCGGTTCCCACCACCAGCACGGCAATGGAAATGATACCACCGAGCGTGACCGCAATTCCAAGCCCCCACCGCATCTCGTTAAGGGTTTGTCCGGTTCCGAGGCGACTTCCCAGAAACAAGTTGTAAGGGACAATGGTAGTTCCGATCAGGGCGACCACCAATAAGGCACTGCCTGCCGGTAATTGAGGAATCAGGGCACCGCTTCCAATTGCACTCCAGGATAGGTCTACCTGGGATGATGCCAGCAGGAATGAAAAACCCATCAGGGCAACCATGGTGCCCAGGATCCGGGTGATTTGCTTCAGGTTCCCCTGCCAGAGCAGGATGAATGCGATCATAACGATCAGGATCACCCAGACCGGCCGCGACACCCGGGACATCAGGTCAAGTCCGGCCACAGCTCCCAGGATGTTGCCAGCTTCATAGGCAGCACACCCGGTCATGAGGCAAATGAAGAGGAATACGGGTAGCCAGCTCCTTCTTTGATATTGTTCAGCGATCAGGGTGCCCAGCGGTCTTCCGGTGGCCATAAAGATGCGGGCCACCCCTTCTTGGAGGAGGATGGTGGCAATCGTGGAAAACACCAGAGCCCAGATGAGACTGGCTCCGTAAGTGGCTCCGGCTTTTCCTGCGGTAGTCACGGTCCCCGGGCCGATAAAAGCTGCTGCTATGACCGACCAGAGGATGATGTTGGCAAAACGATGGCCCCAGTTCAATGGCTTTTTCACGAAGAGGATTTTTGCTGTAATATACGCCAGCCCAGCTGGAGCTGTCCGGCATGATAGATGTCGTGGGTATATACCCCTTCCATCAGTTCGGCAAACGAATAGTTTTTGCCAGGGACTTTTTCGCCAAGTTTATTCAGCGGAAATTCATGGATCGCCTGGATGAGCTCTCTCTGATTCTGATCCATTTGTTCCACCAGGCCGTGAACAAGGTCTTCCGACCATTCCCGTGGAGATGGCCAATCCTGTGGACTGTTTACGTCAAGCCGGTAGTCATCCTGTCCCTTCAGGTGAGCCAGGGTATATTCGCGCCATGCCAGCATATGCTGGATAATCTGTCCCAGTTGTTTTTCGGTGTGAGGTAAAAATTGGGTCAGATCTTCCGCTGTCAGCCGGGTTATGATGTCTCTGATGGCTGTCCCATACCATGGGTTTCCCTCATATGTTTCGAGATACCGGTGGATGAGATAGGATTTTAATTCCATGTATTGCAGATTAGGACCATGTATGGCAAGAAAGATAATGGATTTCGATAGCAAGGGATGATCAACGCGGTTTAAATTCTTGAAACTGTGCCGGTAGTATAGCAACACTGGTTGATTTTTATTTCATTTAGTTGATTGTGTCAACTAAAATACATTTATTTACTATAAAAAATGGAAGACGTAACCATACAGGAGATCCGGAGATTTAACCGGTTTTATACGCAGATCATCGGGTTGTTGGATCGTCACATCATACAAAGCCCGTTTTCATTGCCAGAAGCCCGGGTATTGTATGAACTGCATGCACAGCAACCTACCACCGCTTCCAGTTTGGTTGAGAGCCTTAAGATGGACAAGGGGCTGCTCAGCAGGATCCTTTCGGCTTTTGAAAAGAAAAAATTCCTTCATAAAGAGAAGAGTGTTACGGATGGAAGGTCCTTCCTGCTTCAGCTGACCCCGGCAGGTGAACAAGCCTTTGGCAACATCAATACTGCTGCAAACCAGCAAATCCGGACTTTGATAAGTGATAAAACACATTCAGAACAACAGAAGATCATGAAGGCTATGCAAACCCTGCAACATGTATTTGGAACCAGTGCAACGGATAATAAAAAACTTACGCTGGATGACCTGATCATTCGCACCGAATTACAGTCCGGAGATCTGGGTTATATGATTCAGATGCATGGCCAGGTGTACCAGGAAGAATACGACTACGGGATTTCATTTGAATCTTATGTTGCAGGGGGTGTTGCCGAATTTTATCAAATGTATGACCCTGCGAAAAGCAGGATTTGGATCGCAGAACATCAGGGCTTGCGTGTTGGATTTCTGGTTTTGCTGGATCGGGGTGAAGTAGCACAGCTCCGGTATTTTTTGTTGGATCAGCACTATCGCGGGATCGGTCTGGGGAAGCGGTTGATGGAATTGTTTATGGAATTTCTTCGTGCCAAAAAATATTCCGGAGCTTATCTGTGGACTGTGGATGGATTACCTGCTTCCGCAGCATTATACCGGCGACATGGATTTCAGCTGACCGAAGAAAGGCCCTCATCTGCATTCGGGAAGCCTTTGACGGAGCAGCGATATGACCTTAAATGGTAGAAGAATTTGGATCAATAGCCTCCCCAAAAACGGCGTAGGAACCATTCCAGAGCCGCCAGGAAAAAGAGCAGGAAGAACAGCCATTTCATCATCAGCAACGGCTGGGTGACCGATTGTGCATAGGCTACCGGCTTCACATCCTGACGTGCCTTGATACGATCGGGGAGGGTACTCATGGCATCTGGTAACACAACTTCTCCGTTGCGGTTACTAGCCAATGACTCCAGTACCGACCGGTCGGCGGTCAGGTTGTACATTTCCAGTTGTACGGGTTGGATGCTGAAACTGCCATTGAATGTGAGTTCCTCATTATTATAGGTGGTACTGGCACGGTAGGTATAATTGCCTTCCGGAAAATAACCGGCTTGTAAGGTATATTGCAGACCACGGCGATCCATGGTAAATCTAAATTCCTCCCGATTATCATTGTAAATAGAAATGAATACATCGGGATCATTCACCAGTTCATAGGATTGGTTGTATAATTCTGCATCCATCCGGACGATTTCATTTTCCCGGAATATCTTTTTAGGCAGGTACACCCTGAATTGACGTTTGTCTTCCTGGAGGGCCAGGTACTGGACCGTTTTGTCGATCAACTCATCCACCAGCTGGTGATCCTGATGGTTTAAATAGTCGTAAAGACGCCATTTCCAGATTCCTTCAGCAGTGAGTATCCCGGTCTTAACCTCTCCGTCCTGATGGAAGAGCCACAACGGATAATTTGTCTCCACTTTGCTGATCACCTGATTCATTAACACTGTTGTTCCGGCCCGCAGGCCATATTCGCCAAAAGGAGCCTGCAGCGGTGGCATTTCCGTGAGGAAATCTTTGAGTGCGTCGCTGAGGGTGAACAATCCAAAGCTGTTTTGCAGTTCACCGGTCACTTCATCGGTATTCCGGATCTGCGTTTTGATGGATAATGCATTTTGTATCTGATTGAAGGCATTGATGTCCGTATCGGCACCCAGGATAAACCAGCGATTTATCTTGCGGTCATCCATTGTTTTGAGCATGGCATTGATGGACTTTCCCGGAGCCGGCAATTGATCAAAGACAACCAGATCAAAGTCCTGAATTTCAACCGGGTCGCCAAATATTTTAGTGGTGACCTGGTAATTTTTATTCTTTTCCAGGCTTTGGCGGATGGCAGCCAGATCCGGATGGGGTGTGGAGGCCAGTAATAACACATTTTGCCTGGCATCCAGGACATCTACGTAAATGTCTTTGTAATTATTGGAGGTCGCTTCCTCTCCGGTGACCGGGGCCAGGGCGATGCGGTAATGCTGCACTCCCGGTTTATCTGCTTCCAGGATGAAATTTAGCGATTGGAAGAAAGGGTCCCGGTTGATGGTTATGGTTGCCTGGTCAGACCGTGTCCGGCTATCACCCTCCACCCGGTAGATCTGTAGATTGGACCGGTCCCCATCACAGGCGTCAGCCTGGACATCGACCTGTACCTGAAAGCGATCTCCCAGGTAAACGATGTCATTGTAATACACATTTTCAACACGGGCATCCTTCTGAATGGTCGTATCACCCAGTAATACACCATAGATCGGGGCCTTCAAATTCTTGCTGCCGTAAATCGGATTCTTGCCTTCATTATACAATCCATCCGTGGCAAGAATGACGGCACCCAGATTCTGATCATTGTACTGATCGTAGACATAATCCAGAAACTGTGTGATATCTGTAACCGGATCTGTAAAGCTATCGCGAAAGCCTTCGTGGACACCGTCACCGAAACTGAGCCGGTGAATATCGTAATCCCCGGAGAGCTGATTGGCCATTTGATCCAGTTGCCGCTGGTAAGCAACGATCTGTTCAGGTTTCATACGTGCCGGCACCGATTGAGATACATCCGTACCTAACACAATGATCGGCTTTTCGACCGTGGAGGTTTGATATTTCAAAAATGGAGACAACAGCAGGGCTGCGAGCAGGAAACTGACAATAAAGCGCAGGATTCCAAGTAGATATTGTTGCCACCGGTGTGAAGTCGGAATGATTTTATTCCGGTAATATAAGATCAATGTAATGATCAGGGCTGCCGCTGCACATAGAATGAGGTAGACCGGAGGATATAAAAAACTTAGGTTTTCCAAGTGTTCACCAAATTAGCTGGGGCGTCAAAGATACGCCGCCAGGTAAAAAATCATATTATTCTCCCAATTATTGGAAAAGGTCTCTCATCTTAACATGAATTTAAGGTTCCTGTTGATGAATACATTCTAATTTTGAACGATTTCGAGCGCCAAATGTGTTCTTACTTCATCAGCTGGAATTGAAACCATAACATCATGCGTCTTAGATTAATCAGCCTATTGCTCTTTCTTAGCTTCACAGCAATTGTCCGTGCCAACTACATTTTGATTCCTATGGACTTAAAGCAGAAGCAGCATCTGAAAGCTTATGGTATCTGCTATTGGGTTTTGGAACAGAACGTAGAAGCATGGTGGCTGCTCAATTACCGGGGAGGGAGTTTTGCATTTCCCTATGCCCAGTCCTTTGAGAAGGAATGCCTGACCCGGGATGTGACCTTTGAGGTGATACCGGATGCAGCATTTGCGAAAATTCGGAATGAAATCGCCCAGGAAGAGGTGAATCAGGATGCCATTAAGCTGGAGAAAGCGCCAAAGATTGCGGTGTATACGCCGGAATTCAGCCAGCGGGGAGAAAAAATTCAGCCGTGGGATGATGCGGTCACCTTGGCATTGACTTATGCGGAAATTCCATATGAAACCATTTACGATGCGGAAGTCATGTCGGATAAGCTGGCATTGTATGACTGGCTGCACCTGCACCATGAAGATTTTACCGGCCAGTATGGAAAATTTTATGCCTACCATAACGAACCCTGGTACCGTGAGAATAAGCGTCAGCAGGAAGAACTAGCTGCCAAACTTGGATTTAAGAAAGTGTCCGAACTCAAGCGGGCAGTCGTAAACAAGATCCGGGACTACGTTGCAGGAGGTGGATTTATGTTTGCGATGTGTTCCGCTACGGATACGTATGATATTGTATTGGCTACTGAAGGGGTAGATATTTGTGCGGACATTTATGACGGCGACCCGATGGATCCGGATGCCAACCAAAAGCTGGATTACTCCCAGACCTTTGCTTTCCGTGATTTTAAATTGGTATTGAATCCTTTGGAGTATGAATTTTCCACTATTGACAATACACGCCGGCGAACGGTGACTCCTGAAAACGACTATTTTACACTCTTTGACTTCTCGGCGAAATGGGACCCCGTACCGACCATGCTGACCCAGTGTCATACCCGCACCATCAAAGGGTTCATGGGGCAGACCACGGCATTTCCCGAAGACATCATTAAATCCAATGTACTGATCCTGGGTGAGAATAAGGCCATCCATGAAGCACGCTACATTCACGGAGAATATGGAATGGGCACCTGGACTTTTTATGGGGGCCACGATCCGGAAGATTACCGCCACCAGGTCCATGATCCGGAGACGGATCTCAGTTTGCATCCCAATTCTCCCGGCTACCGGTTGATTCTTAACAATATCCTCTTCCCGGCAGCACGTAAGAAGGAACGGAAAACCTGATGTTGAAGCACCTCTTGTGGCTGCTGATCCGCTGGGGCTTTTACATTTCCCTACCATTTGTTTTGTTGATCCGCGGGGGTGTATATCTCCACCGGCATTTCTATTTGCAAGCCTGGCTCACGGTACTGGGAGGGGTTGTTATGGCTTCGGTCATCCTGCTGGTGTACTGGACGCTGATACAACGAAGGCTTTTTCCGGAAAAATCGATCGAACATAATAGGTTTAGTATAATGTTGGTTTTTCTGGTGGTGACGGCCTACGGCTTCCAAAGTGCATTTTACCTGGCTCAGAATCATGCCAAAACGGATGCTATTCACGCTGAATTCCAGGAGTTACATCCGTTATTAAGGCTTAGCGTATCGACTGTGATCCTTTTGGATCGCAAAGTCCTCATCACAGATGCTTCACGATTACCGGAGGACTATAAGAGGATGGGGATGTCCTCCAAAAAGCAGTCGCTTCACTACCTCCAAAAGGATGGTTATACCCATGCCATGGACCTCCGGACCAGAGGACAGCCGGCCTGGCGGAATGCCTTGTTGCAGGCTTATTTCAAGATCATGGGATTTAACACCCTGCGGCATGGAGGGAACAATGATCATTTACACGTATCCTTATCCAGCTGGGACCGGCCAGGATCGATATGACTTTATCTGGGAAGTGAATACCTGGTCAATATCCTCGCAAGACACACCCGGTGCGGTCATTTTTTTGTATTTTGTAAACGTATAAAATTAGGATTATGTACCGAACGAAGATAGCAGGGATTGGATACTATGTACCGGAGAAAGTGGTTACGAATAATGATTTGACCCGGGTCATGGATACCTCCGATGAATGGATCATAGAGCGCACCGGAATACAGGAGCGCCGCTATGCGAAAAAACATCATGAGTCTACCTCCACCATGGGAGCAGAAGCTGCCAAAATTGCCATAGAAAGGGCTGGGATCACTGCCCAGGATATCGATTTTATCATCTTTGCTACCCTTTCACCCGATTACTTTTTCCCGGGTTGCGGCGTATTGGTTCAGCGCCTTTTGGGAATCCCGAATGTCGGTGCATTGGATGTTCGCAATCAATGCAGTGGATTCATATACGGACTTTCAGTTGGAGACCAGTTTATCAAAACCGGCATGTATAAGAATATACTTCTGATCGGGGGGGAGTTTCACAGTGCAGGCCTAGATTTTACGACCCGGGGGAGAAATGTTACGGTCATCTTTGGGGATGGCGCCGGTGCAGTTGTCCTGCAGCCTACGGAAGAAGATGGTCAGGGTATCTTATCCACCCATCTGCACGCGGATGGGAATTATGCCGAGGTACTCGCCTACATCAATCCGGGATGTCATGGCGGTGTGCACCTGGGGACAGAACGATTTGGCTATCCAGACCAGGAATTTGGTGGTGCCTTTCTGACCCAGAAAATGTGGGATGACGAAGATTATTACCCCAATATGGATGGCCAGGCAGTCTTTAAGGTCGCCGTTCAGAAGTTTCCGGAAGTGATCATGGAAGCATTAAAAACCAATAACCTCACTCCGGCAGATATCAATTTGTTGGTTCCGCACCAGGCGAATCTGCGGATCAGCCAGTTTGTCCAACGCATACTCAAACTCCGCGATGACCAGATTCATAACAACATCCAGAAGTTTGGGAATACGACAGCAGCGTCGATCCCCATTGCCCTGTGCGAAGCTTGGGAAATGGGCAAGGTGAAGCCGGGAGATTTGGTCTGCCTGGCAGCATTTGGGAGCGGATTTACCTGGGGTTCGGCTTTGATCCGCTGGTAAAATTCAAACCACATCGATTTCCGGAAAGTCGGCCTCAATACAACACCTGGATTGATTTTTCCATGCCATTGTATTTCTCTCAACTTATCTACATACTTCGTGTTTGTTGAGCACGATGAAAACCATATACGACCATCAGATCCGGGATATTTACGGGAATCAAATTCCGCTTGAGAAATATCGGGGTAAGGTTTTGCTAGTCACCAATACGGCTTCACATTGTGGGTTTACTCCCCAATTAGCCGGACTGCAAGAGCTATATTCTCTCTACCGGGATCGGGGATTAGAACTGTTGGCTACCCCAAGCAATGATTTCCGTAACCAGGAGCCGCTGGAGGGGAATGAGCTACTGGTATTTTGTGAATCCTATTTTAAGACCACATTTACGATCACGGAGAAGATCCACGTCACGGGCCCCGGGCAACATCCCCTGTACCGGCAGTTCGAGCATACATTGGGGCCAATGTCTTGTCCCCGCTGGAATTTTTACAAATATTTGATTAATCGTAATGGAGAAGTAGTATCGTACTTTGTTACATTTACCAAGCCCAATTCAAACCGGGTCAAAAGAACCATTGAAAGATTACTGAATTCATGAAAGTTGATATTCTTGCCATCGGGGTACATCCGGATGATGTGGAGTTGTGCTGCAGCGGAACGATCTTTAAACACATAGCAGAGGGATATAAGGTCGGTATCCTCGATCTGACAAAAGGGGAGCTTGGCACACGAGGCACTCCCGAAATCCGGGCGGCCGAAGCTGCGGAGGGAGCGCGGATAATGGGCGTCGAGTTCCGCAAAAACATCGGACTGCGGGATGGATTCTTTGAAATTTCAGAATCATCAATTAATCCGATTATCGAGGTCGTCCGTTATTGTCAGCCGGACATCATACTGGCCAATGCGATTCAGGACCGCCATCCCGATCATGGCCGGGCCAGCGAGTTGGTTGAGCAAGCTTGTTTTTTAGCCGGATTACACCGTATAGAAACGAACTATGAAGGGGTATTGCAATCACGGTGGCGACCGAAGGCTATCTATCATTACATTCAGGATTTCCAATTGAAGCCTGACCTGATCGTAGATATTACAGCTCACATGGATAAAAAGATGGAAGCCATCCTGGCATTTAAATCCCAGTTTTATGATCCGAATAGCCCGGAGCCTACCTCACCCATATCCGGGAAGGAGTTTCTGGATTACGTAAAATCCATTTCTGCGGCAATGGGCCGGCGAATTGGAGCAGACTATGGGGAGGGATTTAACGTCATGCGGCCCATTGGTGTGAAAGACCTCGTGAAGTTGGATTGAGAAGATGTGAGCGGGTTGAATTACCGGTTATAGGTTATCTTCAGCGTATGGAATTGCGAAGTCGTCGAATACGTTTAACCAGCCCGCTGTATCTGTATATTTCGGCATTGCTGCTCCTGATTTATGTGTTTCTACGGGCCTTGAATCTCTCCATGACCCACGACGAAGCCCACACCTACCTGGCTTTTCATGATGTTTCCGTGTGGTCCTGTTTCTGGTCTGCCTCGTGTTGGGAAAATGCCAATAACCACTTATTGAATACACTGCTCA harbors:
- a CDS encoding ketoacyl-ACP synthase III, encoding MYRTKIAGIGYYVPEKVVTNNDLTRVMDTSDEWIIERTGIQERRYAKKHHESTSTMGAEAAKIAIERAGITAQDIDFIIFATLSPDYFFPGCGVLVQRLLGIPNVGALDVRNQCSGFIYGLSVGDQFIKTGMYKNILLIGGEFHSAGLDFTTRGRNVTVIFGDGAGAVVLQPTEEDGQGILSTHLHADGNYAEVLAYINPGCHGGVHLGTERFGYPDQEFGGAFLTQKMWDDEDYYPNMDGQAVFKVAVQKFPEVIMEALKTNNLTPADINLLVPHQANLRISQFVQRILKLRDDQIHNNIQKFGNTTAASIPIALCEAWEMGKVKPGDLVCLAAFGSGFTWGSALIRW
- a CDS encoding glutathione peroxidase encodes the protein MKTIYDHQIRDIYGNQIPLEKYRGKVLLVTNTASHCGFTPQLAGLQELYSLYRDRGLELLATPSNDFRNQEPLEGNELLVFCESYFKTTFTITEKIHVTGPGQHPLYRQFEHTLGPMSCPRWNFYKYLINRNGEVVSYFVTFTKPNSNRVKRTIERLLNS
- the bshB1 gene encoding bacillithiol biosynthesis deacetylase BshB1, whose translation is MKVDILAIGVHPDDVELCCSGTIFKHIAEGYKVGILDLTKGELGTRGTPEIRAAEAAEGARIMGVEFRKNIGLRDGFFEISESSINPIIEVVRYCQPDIILANAIQDRHPDHGRASELVEQACFLAGLHRIETNYEGVLQSRWRPKAIYHYIQDFQLKPDLIVDITAHMDKKMEAILAFKSQFYDPNSPEPTSPISGKEFLDYVKSISAAMGRRIGADYGEGFNVMRPIGVKDLVKLD
- a CDS encoding asparagine synthetase B, which gives rise to MRLRLISLLLFLSFTAIVRANYILIPMDLKQKQHLKAYGICYWVLEQNVEAWWLLNYRGGSFAFPYAQSFEKECLTRDVTFEVIPDAAFAKIRNEIAQEEVNQDAIKLEKAPKIAVYTPEFSQRGEKIQPWDDAVTLALTYAEIPYETIYDAEVMSDKLALYDWLHLHHEDFTGQYGKFYAYHNEPWYRENKRQQEELAAKLGFKKVSELKRAVVNKIRDYVAGGGFMFAMCSATDTYDIVLATEGVDICADIYDGDPMDPDANQKLDYSQTFAFRDFKLVLNPLEYEFSTIDNTRRRTVTPENDYFTLFDFSAKWDPVPTMLTQCHTRTIKGFMGQTTAFPEDIIKSNVLILGENKAIHEARYIHGEYGMGTWTFYGGHDPEDYRHQVHDPETDLSLHPNSPGYRLILNNILFPAARKKERKT